In Cervus elaphus chromosome 3, mCerEla1.1, whole genome shotgun sequence, the following proteins share a genomic window:
- the DDN gene encoding dendrin isoform X1 — translation MMERPDVAFCHIPSCLGRRQGLLKPWGSGGTWVEGSIFKQEPPHRCSCRRAPPRQLMDFQASHWVRGPQSRTCGPRPGSPEPLPRRPWASRVLQEATNWRAGPPAEARAREQEKRKAASQEREAKETERKRRKAGGARRSPPGRPRPEPRNALRVAHSAGLPASSRPERLGSVGRPPRPSAQPQSNPGAAWAGPWGGRRPGPPSYEAHLLLRGAAGMAPRRRWDRPPPYVAPPSYEGPHRTLGTKRGPEPSQARASSTSAPTRTEGGCAKKRLDPRIYRDVLGAWGLRQGRGLLGGSPGCGTDRPRLESGKGAAEKSLRLAAAGLKSGSDGHPQAKAAGSPGTVPAGSATATPSPPRPTPRSRPHPKGSGEGREGRDQTWLPKRWVPSIKKQPPRHSQTLPRPWAPGGTGWRESLGHRGETGPETLEGWKATRRPHTLPRSSRGPARGEGVFVIDATCVVIRSQYVPTPRTQQVQLLPAGVPRLVGNAPSQPKPNQEEGEGAAVLPSPCRKLLLSSRPSLQPSEGRGLEAEGGKPADSSLEERASRILGLPVGEVNLQDPPTQPGSPEHSGLGPAASGGARGTEGSEKVASGPRRAGRGWARAPGPYAGALREAVSRIRRHTAPDSDSDEAAELSVHSSSSDASDTEASGASWREERTGPPEGGKTAELSGNAQEIVGAVSKTEEVLFGARDIKGTPQGNREQQ, via the exons TCGCCGCGCCCCTCCTCGACAGCTCATGGACTTCCAGGCCAGCCACTGGGTCCGCGGGCCCCAGAGCCGCAC GTGTGGGCCGCGCCCGGGATCCCCTGAGCCGCTGCCCCGCCGGCCCTGGGCCTCCAGGGTGCTGCAGGAGGCGACCAACTGGCGGGCGGGGCCCCCGGCCGAGGCCCGAGCCCGGGagcaagagaaaaggaaagcgGCATCGCAGGAGCGGGAGGCCAAGGAGACCGAGCGAAAAAGGCGCAAGGCTGGTGGGGCCCGAAGGAGTCCCCCTGGTCGGCCCCGCCCGGAGCCTCGGAATGCACTTCGGGTGGCCCACTCTGCAGGGCTCCCAGCTTCCTCAAGGCCGGAGCGCCTGGGGTCGGTGGGGCGACCGCCCCGTCCATCCGCGCAGCCGCAGAGCAACCCTGGGGCGGCGTGGGCGGGGCCCTGGGGCGGTCGGCGGCCAGGGCCCCCCAGCTACGAGGCTCACCTGCTGCTGAGAGGCGCTGCCGGGATGGCCCCGCGACGCCGCTGGGACCGGCCGCCACCCTACGTGGCTCCACCTTCTTACGAGGGCCCCCACAGGACCCTGGGGACTAAGCGAGGCCCAGAGCCCTCGCAGGCGCGCGCCTCTTCAACCTCTGCGCCGACTAGGACAGAGGGAGGGTGCGCAAAGAAGAGGCTAGATCCTCGGATCTACCGGGACGTCCTAGGGGCCTGGGGTCTCCGTCAGGGGCGGGGTCTCTTGGGGGGATCCCCAGGCTGTGGAACAGACAGGCCAAGGCTGGAGTCCGGTAAGGGGGCCGCGGAGAAAAGCCTGAGGCTGGCTGCTGCTGGCCTGAAGAGTGGTAGCGACGGCCATCCCCAAGCTAAAGCCGCTGGGAGCCCAGGCACAGTTCCTGCGGGGTCAGCCACTGCCACCCCTAGCCCCCCGCGTCCCACTCCCAGGTCCAGACCCCATCCCAAGGGCTccggggaagggagggaaggtaGAGACCAGACCTGGCTCCCCAAACGCTGGGTTCCCTCCATTAAAAAGCAGCCGCCCCGACACAGCCAGACCCTCCCCAGACCCTGGGCTCCAGGTGGCACGGGATGGAGAGAATCCCTGGGTCATAGAGGGGAGACGGGACCCGAGACCTTGGAGGGTTGGAAGGCGACCCGACGCCCCCACACCTTGCCCCGAAGTTCCCGTGGCCCCGCTCGTGGGGAAGGCGTCTTTGTCATTGACGCCACTTGCGTGGTGATACGCTCCCAGTACGTCCCGACCCCTCGAACCCAGCAGGTGCAGCTTTTGCCCGCCGGGGTGCCGCGCCTTGTGGGGAATGCACCCAGCCAACCGAAACCCAAtcaagaggagggagagggggccGCGGTCCTTCCCTCCCCTTGCCGAAAGCTGCTGTTGAGCAGTCGCCCTTCTCTCCAACCCAGTGAGGGACGCGGGCTCGAAGCTGAGGGCGGGAAGCCCGCGGACTCCTCACTGGAGGAGCGCGCCTCCCGCATCTTGGGGCTCCCGGTTGGCGAAGTAAACCTACAGGATCCCCCCACGCAGCCAGGTAGCCCAGAGCACTCAGGCTTAGGCCCAGCGGCTTCGGGGGGAGCGCGCGGTACCGAGGGATCGGAGAAAGTGGCGTCCGGCCCGCGGCGCGCAGGCCGGGGCTGGGCGCGAGCCCCTGGACCCTATGCCGGGGCCCTGCGGGAAGCCGTGTCCCGCATTCGCCGCCACACCGCCCCGGACTCCGACTCAGACGAAGCTGCGGAGCTCAGCGTCCATAGCAGCTCTTCTGATGCGAGCGACACAGAAGCCTCGGGCGCCTCCTGGCGGGAAGAGCGGACCGGGCCCCCGGAAGGCGGGAAGACAGCCGAACTGAGCGGCAATGCCCAAGAGATTGTAGGTGCCGTCAGCAAAACCGAGGAGGTCCTCTTCGGGGCGAGGGACATTAAGGGGACTCCACAGGGAAATAGGGAGCAACAGTGA
- the WNT1 gene encoding proto-oncogene Wnt-1: MGHWALLPGWVSAALLLALAALPAALAANSSGRWWGIVNVASSTNLLTDSKSLQLVLEPSLQLLSRKQRRLIRQNPGILHSVSGGLQSAVRECKWQFRNRRWNCPTASGPHLFGKIVNRGCRETAFIFAITSAGVTHSVARSCSEGSIESCTCDYRRRGPGGPDWHWGGCSDNIDFGRLFGREFVDSGEKGRDLRFLMNLHNNEAGRTTVFSEMRQECKCHGMSGSCTVRTCWMRLPTLRAVGDVLRDRFDGASRVLYGNRGNNRASRAELLRLEPEDPAHKPPSPHDLVYFEKSPNFCTYSGRLGTAGTAGRACNSSSPALDGCELLCCGRGHRTRTQRVTERCNCTFHWCCHVSCRNCTHTRVLHECL; the protein is encoded by the exons ATGGGGCACTGGGCGCTGCTGCCTGGCTGGGTTTCTGCTGCGTTGTTGCTGGCGCTGGCCGCTCTGCCTGCAGCCCTGGCCGCTAACAGCAGTGGCCGATGGTG GGGCATCGTGAACGTAGCCTCCTCTACGAACCTGCTGACCGACTCCAAGAGTCTGCAGCTGGTACTCGAGCCCAGTCTGCAGCTGCTGAGCCGCAAACAGCGGCGGCTGATCCGCCAGAACCCGGGGATCCTGCACAGTGTGAGCGGGGGGCTGCAGAGCGCTGTGCGAGAGTGCAAGTGGCAGTTCCGGAACCGCCGCTGGAACTGTCCCACGGCTTCGGGGCCCCACCTCTTCGGCAAGATCGTCAACCGAG GCTGTCGGGAAACAGCATTTATCTTCGCCATCACCTCGGCCGGGGTCACACACTCGGTGGCGCGCTCCTGCTCAGAGGGCTCCATCGAATCCTGCACGTGCGACTATCGGCGGCGCGGTCCTGGGGGCCCCGATTGGCACTGGGGGGGCTGCAGCGACAACATCGACTTTGGCCGCCTCTTCGGCCGGGAGTTTGTGGACTCCGGAGAGAAGGGGCGGGACCTTCGCTTCCTCATGAACCTTCACAACAATGAGGCGGGGCGCACG aCCGTGTTCTCCGAGATGCGCCAGGAGTGCAAGTGCCACGGGATGTCGGGCTCATGCACGGTGCGCACGTGCTGGATGCGGCTGCCCACGCTGCGCGCAGTGGGAGACGTGCTGCGGGACCGCTTCGACGGCGCCTCGCGCGTCCTCTACGGCAACCGCGGCAACAACCGTGCCTCGCGGGCGGAACTGCTGCGCCTGGAGCCGGAGGACCCGGCTCACAAGCCTCCCTCGCCCCACGACCTCGTCTACTTCGAGAAATCGCCCAACTTCTGCACGTACAGCGGACGCCTGGGTACCGCGGGCACGGCGGGGCGCGCCTGCAATAGCTCGTCGCCCGCGCTGGATGGCTGCGAGCTGCTCTGCTGTGGCCGGGGCCACCGCACGCGCACGCAGCGCGTCACCGAGCGATGCAATTGCACCTTCCACTGGTGCTGCCACGTCAGCTGCCGCAACTGCACGCACACGCGCGTACTGCACGAGTGTCTGTGA
- the WNT10B gene encoding protein Wnt-10b, which translates to MREEPRPRPPPSGLAGLLFLALCSRVLGNEILGLKLPGGGEPPLTANTVCLTLSGLSKRQLGLCLRSPDVTASALQGLHIAVHECQHQLRDQRWNCSALEGGGRLPHHSAILKRGFRESAFSFSMLAAGVMHAVATACSLGKLVSCGCGWKGSGEQDRLRAKLLQLQALSRGKSFPHSLPSSGPGSGPSPGPQDTWEWGGCNHDMDFGEKFSRDFLDSREAPRDIQARMRIHNNRVGRQVVTENLKRKCKCHGTSGSCQFKTCWRAAPEFRAVGAALRERLGRAIFIDTHNRNSGAFQPRLRPRRLSGELVYFEKSPDFCERDPTVGSPGTRGRACNKTSRLLDGCGSLCCGRGHNVLRQTRVERCHCRFHWCCYVLCDECKVTEWVNVCK; encoded by the exons ATGCGGGAAGAGCCCCGGCCGCGGCCTCCGCCCTCGGGCCTCGCCGGTCTCCTGTTCCTGGCGTTGTGCAGTCG GGTCCTCGGCAATGAGATTCTGGGCTTGAAGCTGCCGGGCGGCGGCGAGCCGCCGCTGACCGCCAACACCGTTTGCTTGACGCTGTCGGGCCTGAGCAAGCGGCAGCTGGGCCTGTGCCTTCGCAGCCCCGACGTGACGGCGTCGGCGCTCCAGGGCCTGCACATCGCGGTCCACGAGTGTCAGCACCAGCTGCGCGACCAGCGCTGGAACTGCTCGGCGCTCGAGGGCGGCGGCCGCCTGCCGCACCACAGCGCCATCCTCAAGCGCG GTTTCCGAGAGAgcgctttttccttctccatgctgGCTGCTGGGGTCATGCACGCAGTAGCCACCGCCTGCAGCCTGGGCAAGCTGGTGAGCTGCGGCTGTGGCTGGAAGGGCAGTGGTGAGCAGGATCGACTGAGGGCGAAACTGCTGCAGCTGCAGGCACTATCACGGGGCAAGAGCTttccccactccctgcccagCTCGGGCCCTGGCTCTGGTCCCAGCCCTGGCCCCCAGGACACGTGGGAATGGGGCGGCTGTAACCATGACATGGACTTCGGGGAGAAGTTCTCTCGGGATTTTTTGGATTCCAGGGAAGCTCCCCGGGACATCCAGGCACGAATGCGGATCCACAACAACAGGGTGGGGCGTCAG GTGGTAACTGAAAACCTGAAGCGGAAATGCAAGTGCCATGGCACTTCGGGCAGCTGCCAGTTCAAGACATGCTGGAGGGCAGCCCCAGAGTTCCGGGCAGTGGGGGCAGCCTTGAGGGAGCGGCTGGGCCGGGCCATCTTCATTGATACTCACAACCGCAACTCCGGAGCCTTCCAGCCCCGCCTTCGGCCCCGTCGCCTCTCAGGAGAGCTGGTCTACTTCGAGAAGTCTCCTGACTTCTGCGAGAGAGACCCCACTGTGGGCTCCCCAGGCACGCGGGGCCGGGCCTGCAACAAGACCAGCCGCCTGCTGGACGGCTGTGGCAGCCTGTGCTGTGGCCGCGGGCACAACGTGCTCCGGCAGACCCGAGTCGAGCGCTGTCATTGCCGCTTCCACTGGTGCTGCTACGTGCTATGTGACGAGTGCAAGGTCACAGAGTGGGTCAATGTGTGTAAGTGA
- the DDN gene encoding dendrin isoform X2: MLDGQLFSEGPDSPRELQDEESGSCLWVQKSKLLVIEVKTISCHYSRRAPPRQLMDFQASHWVRGPQSRTCGPRPGSPEPLPRRPWASRVLQEATNWRAGPPAEARAREQEKRKAASQEREAKETERKRRKAGGARRSPPGRPRPEPRNALRVAHSAGLPASSRPERLGSVGRPPRPSAQPQSNPGAAWAGPWGGRRPGPPSYEAHLLLRGAAGMAPRRRWDRPPPYVAPPSYEGPHRTLGTKRGPEPSQARASSTSAPTRTEGGCAKKRLDPRIYRDVLGAWGLRQGRGLLGGSPGCGTDRPRLESGKGAAEKSLRLAAAGLKSGSDGHPQAKAAGSPGTVPAGSATATPSPPRPTPRSRPHPKGSGEGREGRDQTWLPKRWVPSIKKQPPRHSQTLPRPWAPGGTGWRESLGHRGETGPETLEGWKATRRPHTLPRSSRGPARGEGVFVIDATCVVIRSQYVPTPRTQQVQLLPAGVPRLVGNAPSQPKPNQEEGEGAAVLPSPCRKLLLSSRPSLQPSEGRGLEAEGGKPADSSLEERASRILGLPVGEVNLQDPPTQPGSPEHSGLGPAASGGARGTEGSEKVASGPRRAGRGWARAPGPYAGALREAVSRIRRHTAPDSDSDEAAELSVHSSSSDASDTEASGASWREERTGPPEGGKTAELSGNAQEIVGAVSKTEEVLFGARDIKGTPQGNREQQ, encoded by the exons atgCTGGATGGCCAGCTCTTCTCCGAGGGGCCCGATAGCCCCCGGGAGCTCCAGGATGAGGAGTCTGGCAGCTGCCTCTGGGTGCAGAAATCCAAGCTGCTGGTGATCGAGGTGAAGACTATTTCCTGTCATTATAGTCGCCGCGCCCCTCCTCGACAGCTCATGGACTTCCAGGCCAGCCACTGGGTCCGCGGGCCCCAGAGCCGCAC GTGTGGGCCGCGCCCGGGATCCCCTGAGCCGCTGCCCCGCCGGCCCTGGGCCTCCAGGGTGCTGCAGGAGGCGACCAACTGGCGGGCGGGGCCCCCGGCCGAGGCCCGAGCCCGGGagcaagagaaaaggaaagcgGCATCGCAGGAGCGGGAGGCCAAGGAGACCGAGCGAAAAAGGCGCAAGGCTGGTGGGGCCCGAAGGAGTCCCCCTGGTCGGCCCCGCCCGGAGCCTCGGAATGCACTTCGGGTGGCCCACTCTGCAGGGCTCCCAGCTTCCTCAAGGCCGGAGCGCCTGGGGTCGGTGGGGCGACCGCCCCGTCCATCCGCGCAGCCGCAGAGCAACCCTGGGGCGGCGTGGGCGGGGCCCTGGGGCGGTCGGCGGCCAGGGCCCCCCAGCTACGAGGCTCACCTGCTGCTGAGAGGCGCTGCCGGGATGGCCCCGCGACGCCGCTGGGACCGGCCGCCACCCTACGTGGCTCCACCTTCTTACGAGGGCCCCCACAGGACCCTGGGGACTAAGCGAGGCCCAGAGCCCTCGCAGGCGCGCGCCTCTTCAACCTCTGCGCCGACTAGGACAGAGGGAGGGTGCGCAAAGAAGAGGCTAGATCCTCGGATCTACCGGGACGTCCTAGGGGCCTGGGGTCTCCGTCAGGGGCGGGGTCTCTTGGGGGGATCCCCAGGCTGTGGAACAGACAGGCCAAGGCTGGAGTCCGGTAAGGGGGCCGCGGAGAAAAGCCTGAGGCTGGCTGCTGCTGGCCTGAAGAGTGGTAGCGACGGCCATCCCCAAGCTAAAGCCGCTGGGAGCCCAGGCACAGTTCCTGCGGGGTCAGCCACTGCCACCCCTAGCCCCCCGCGTCCCACTCCCAGGTCCAGACCCCATCCCAAGGGCTccggggaagggagggaaggtaGAGACCAGACCTGGCTCCCCAAACGCTGGGTTCCCTCCATTAAAAAGCAGCCGCCCCGACACAGCCAGACCCTCCCCAGACCCTGGGCTCCAGGTGGCACGGGATGGAGAGAATCCCTGGGTCATAGAGGGGAGACGGGACCCGAGACCTTGGAGGGTTGGAAGGCGACCCGACGCCCCCACACCTTGCCCCGAAGTTCCCGTGGCCCCGCTCGTGGGGAAGGCGTCTTTGTCATTGACGCCACTTGCGTGGTGATACGCTCCCAGTACGTCCCGACCCCTCGAACCCAGCAGGTGCAGCTTTTGCCCGCCGGGGTGCCGCGCCTTGTGGGGAATGCACCCAGCCAACCGAAACCCAAtcaagaggagggagagggggccGCGGTCCTTCCCTCCCCTTGCCGAAAGCTGCTGTTGAGCAGTCGCCCTTCTCTCCAACCCAGTGAGGGACGCGGGCTCGAAGCTGAGGGCGGGAAGCCCGCGGACTCCTCACTGGAGGAGCGCGCCTCCCGCATCTTGGGGCTCCCGGTTGGCGAAGTAAACCTACAGGATCCCCCCACGCAGCCAGGTAGCCCAGAGCACTCAGGCTTAGGCCCAGCGGCTTCGGGGGGAGCGCGCGGTACCGAGGGATCGGAGAAAGTGGCGTCCGGCCCGCGGCGCGCAGGCCGGGGCTGGGCGCGAGCCCCTGGACCCTATGCCGGGGCCCTGCGGGAAGCCGTGTCCCGCATTCGCCGCCACACCGCCCCGGACTCCGACTCAGACGAAGCTGCGGAGCTCAGCGTCCATAGCAGCTCTTCTGATGCGAGCGACACAGAAGCCTCGGGCGCCTCCTGGCGGGAAGAGCGGACCGGGCCCCCGGAAGGCGGGAAGACAGCCGAACTGAGCGGCAATGCCCAAGAGATTGTAGGTGCCGTCAGCAAAACCGAGGAGGTCCTCTTCGGGGCGAGGGACATTAAGGGGACTCCACAGGGAAATAGGGAGCAACAGTGA